One window from the genome of Candidatus Omnitrophota bacterium encodes:
- a CDS encoding FAD:protein FMN transferase, whose protein sequence is MKKFLAVTLLTIIFLSGCGKKDFKRTRILMGTVVEISVAEGDKKPEQIKRAVDKAFEEMDSINKLMSIYRTDSQLSEINRSGKGQMAVVSDELLEVIKKSIWISRLSSGAFDVTLGPVIELWGFGQKGRIENLPSLEQIDKALSMVGYHSIIIDDEEKKIGFAKEGMRIDLGAVAKGYAVDKAIKALKSEGINNALVNAGGDICCLGLNAKRMPWIIGIKDPRHFSRIITTLKLENKACATSGDYENFFLKDGKSFSHLIDPRTGRPVENEIVSVTVLASDCFEADGLATAVFVLGKEKGLKLINSLAGAEAIIISREDDCLTAYFSRGLEKLRGLDE, encoded by the coding sequence ATGAAGAAATTTTTAGCGGTTACTTTATTGACAATAATTTTTTTATCCGGCTGCGGAAAGAAAGATTTTAAACGCACCAGGATATTAATGGGTACAGTGGTTGAAATTTCGGTTGCTGAGGGGGATAAAAAACCTGAGCAGATTAAAAGAGCTGTTGATAAGGCGTTTGAAGAGATGGACAGCATAAATAAATTAATGAGTATATACCGAACCGATAGTCAGCTGAGTGAAATAAACAGGTCGGGTAAGGGACAAATGGCGGTTGTCAGCGATGAGTTGTTAGAGGTTATCAAAAAGTCTATTTGGATTAGCCGGCTGTCTTCCGGTGCTTTTGATGTAACTCTGGGACCGGTAATAGAACTCTGGGGTTTTGGCCAAAAAGGAAGAATAGAAAACCTGCCTTCTTTAGAACAGATAGACAAAGCTCTTTCAATGGTTGGTTATCATAGCATTATTATTGATGACGAGGAAAAGAAAATTGGATTTGCCAAAGAGGGAATGCGGATTGATCTTGGAGCCGTGGCTAAAGGATACGCGGTTGATAAAGCCATTAAGGCATTAAAAAGCGAAGGAATAAACAATGCCCTGGTTAATGCCGGGGGTGATATATGTTGTTTGGGTTTAAATGCCAAAAGAATGCCTTGGATTATCGGCATTAAAGATCCCCGTCATTTTTCTCGAATTATAACCACTCTAAAGTTGGAAAATAAGGCCTGTGCCACTTCCGGTGATTATGAGAATTTCTTTTTAAAAGACGGAAAGAGTTTTTCCCATTTGATTGACCCCAGGACCGGCCGGCCGGTCGAGAACGAAATAGTCAGCGTAACAGTCCTGGCTTCTGATTGCTTTGAGGCTGATGGTTTAGCTACAGCTGTGTTTGTCTTGGGTAAAGAAAAAGGGTTAAAACTGATAAATAGTTTAGCTGGAGCCGAGGCAATAATTATTAGCCGGGAGGACGATTGTTTAACAGCGTATTTTTCTAGGGGGTTAGAGAAATTAAGGGGCTTGGATGAATAG
- a CDS encoding epoxyqueuosine reductase QueH yields MKILLHICCAVCASACIEKLREEGNQVSGFFYNPNIHPEPEYLKRLNDLENFAKRLNFPFFIGKYDVGAWFKLTKGLEEEPEGRKRCEICFRTRLDETRRFAKQEGFDGFTTTLTVSPHKNSEAINRIGKTLAGSFFLERDFKKRDGFRRAIELSKKYRLYRQTYCGCIFSQRR; encoded by the coding sequence ATGAAAATATTACTTCATATATGCTGTGCGGTTTGCGCTTCTGCGTGTATAGAAAAGTTAAGAGAAGAAGGAAACCAGGTAAGCGGATTTTTTTATAATCCTAACATTCACCCCGAACCTGAATACCTTAAAAGGTTAAATGATCTGGAAAATTTTGCCAAAAGGCTTAATTTTCCTTTTTTTATTGGCAAATACGACGTGGGGGCGTGGTTTAAACTAACAAAAGGCCTGGAGGAGGAACCGGAGGGCAGGAAAAGATGCGAAATTTGTTTTAGAACAAGACTGGATGAGACCCGGCGGTTTGCCAAGCAGGAAGGATTTGATGGCTTTACTACTACTTTGACCGTAAGCCCTCACAAAAATAGCGAAGCAATAAACAGGATAGGTAAAACATTAGCCGGTTCATTTTTTTTGGAGAGAGACTTTAAAAAAAGAGATGGTTTTAGGAGAGCAATAGAGCTAAGTAAAAAATACCGGCTTTATCGCCAGACTTATTGCGGCTGTATTTTCAGTCAAAGAAGATGA